One part of the Lapillicoccus jejuensis genome encodes these proteins:
- a CDS encoding aminotransferase class V-fold PLP-dependent enzyme, whose protein sequence is MTAVASRPTTRPAAQPDGGPRTLPAVVGADLVVPTLRGPRTYAPLDHAASTPALVAVQDAVDVALRTYSSVHRGNGWASRVTSEWYEQAREEIGRFVGARDDDTVVVTRNTTDSLNLLAHCLPVGTTVVVFETEHHAALLPWEDRPGVTVSRLAVPRTVDGALDALDRALAAVSTPYALVVVAGASNVTGEVWPLERVVDTARAHGARVALDAAQLAPHRRVDLAATGVDWVALSGHKLYAPYGAGALVGRADWLDEATPYLRGGGATARVTPLATTWARGAARHEAGSPNVIGAVALAAACATVERHRDAVESHEQDLLDRLRDGLGAVPGVDTWTIFGDDPQVDRVGVVAFTVDRLDSALVSAVLSAEHGIGVRDGRFCAHVLVDDLLTDPWGDVPGTAVRASVGLAATVEHVERLVAAVAELAAHGPQRRWVRGEQGWVAEGDHRETTLPRPW, encoded by the coding sequence GTGACCGCCGTCGCGTCCCGCCCGACCACCCGTCCCGCCGCCCAGCCGGACGGCGGGCCGCGCACGCTGCCCGCGGTCGTCGGCGCCGACCTCGTCGTCCCGACCCTGCGCGGCCCGCGGACCTACGCCCCGCTCGACCACGCCGCCTCGACCCCCGCGCTCGTGGCCGTGCAGGACGCCGTCGACGTCGCGCTGCGCACCTACTCCTCGGTCCACCGCGGCAACGGCTGGGCCAGCCGCGTGACGAGCGAGTGGTACGAGCAGGCCCGCGAGGAGATCGGCCGCTTCGTCGGCGCCCGCGACGACGACACCGTCGTCGTCACCCGCAACACGACCGACTCGCTCAACCTGCTCGCCCACTGCCTCCCCGTCGGCACCACGGTCGTCGTCTTCGAGACCGAGCACCACGCCGCGCTGCTGCCGTGGGAGGACCGCCCGGGCGTCACCGTCTCCCGGCTCGCGGTGCCGCGCACCGTCGACGGCGCGCTCGACGCGCTCGACCGCGCGCTGGCCGCCGTGAGCACGCCGTACGCCCTCGTCGTCGTCGCCGGCGCCTCGAACGTCACCGGGGAGGTGTGGCCGCTCGAGCGGGTCGTCGACACCGCCCGCGCCCACGGCGCCCGGGTCGCGCTCGACGCCGCCCAGCTCGCCCCGCACCGCCGCGTCGACCTCGCCGCGACCGGCGTGGACTGGGTCGCCCTCTCGGGCCACAAGCTCTACGCGCCGTACGGCGCCGGCGCCCTCGTCGGCCGCGCGGACTGGCTCGACGAGGCGACGCCGTACCTGCGCGGGGGCGGCGCGACCGCCCGCGTCACCCCGCTGGCCACGACGTGGGCCCGTGGCGCCGCCCGCCACGAGGCCGGCAGCCCGAACGTCATCGGCGCCGTCGCCCTCGCCGCGGCCTGCGCGACGGTCGAGCGCCACCGCGACGCGGTCGAGTCGCACGAGCAGGACCTGCTGGACCGGCTGCGCGACGGCCTCGGCGCGGTCCCGGGCGTCGACACCTGGACGATCTTCGGCGACGACCCGCAGGTCGACCGGGTCGGCGTCGTCGCCTTCACCGTCGACCGGCTCGACTCGGCCCTCGTCTCCGCGGTGCTCTCGGCCGAGCACGGCATCGGCGTGCGCGACGGGCGGTTCTGCGCCCACGTCCTCGTCGACGACCTGCTCACCGATCCATGGGGTGACGTGCCGGGCACGGCCGTCCGCGCCAGCGTCGGCCTCGCGGCGACGGTCGAGCACGTCGAGCGGCTCGTCGCCGCGGTCGCCGAGCTCGCCGCCCACGGCCCGCAGCGGCGCTGGGTCCGCGGCGAGCAGGGCTGGGTGGCCGAGGGCGACCACCGCGAGACCACCCTGCCCCGCCCCTGGTGA
- a CDS encoding dihydrofolate reductase: MTAVSLIAAVARNGVIGADGTMPWHLPEDLAYFKRTTMGRTVVMGRRTWDSIGRPLPGRRTIVVTRQLGWLQPGVETAHSLVQALSLAGPEGEVFVAGGGQVYGEAMPWAQRMLITEVDQLPTGDVRFPRIDMEQWDETGRDAHEGYAWVTYTRRGRAS; encoded by the coding sequence ATGACCGCCGTCTCGCTCATCGCCGCGGTCGCCCGCAACGGGGTCATCGGCGCCGACGGCACCATGCCGTGGCACCTGCCCGAGGACCTCGCGTACTTCAAGCGCACGACGATGGGCCGCACCGTCGTCATGGGGCGCCGTACGTGGGACTCGATCGGCCGTCCGCTCCCCGGCCGGCGCACCATCGTCGTCACGCGCCAGCTCGGCTGGCTCCAGCCGGGCGTCGAGACGGCGCACTCGCTCGTCCAGGCGCTGTCGCTGGCCGGGCCCGAGGGCGAGGTCTTCGTCGCCGGCGGCGGGCAGGTGTACGGCGAGGCGATGCCCTGGGCGCAGCGGATGCTCATCACCGAGGTCGACCAGCTGCCCACCGGCGACGTCCGCTTCCCGCGGATCGACATGGAGCAGTGGGACGAGACCGGCCGCGACGCCCACGAGGGCTACGCGTGGGTCACCTACACCCGGCGCGGCCGCGCGTCCTGA
- the dapA gene encoding 4-hydroxy-tetrahydrodipicolinate synthase gives MPTAPAFGRALTAVVTPMEDDGGLDLGGFRRVVEHLFAHGHDGVVVSGTTGESPTTSDEEKVALLRAAVEVVGERGAVVAGVGSNDTAHSVHCARQAADAGATGLLVVTPYYSKPTQEGIARHVEAVADATDLPVMVYDIPGRSGVPMTTETLLRLAEHPRVRGVKDAKADLWASTHVMAATDLQYYSGDDVLTLAHLTQGAVGYVGVATHVLGDEYAAMLAAVDRGDLTEAVAIHRRTIPVVDAVMFTSQGAIMAKAALHELGLIGSPAVRLPLVTSPPEHLARLRAALAALPASTARLAAAP, from the coding sequence ATGCCCACCGCTCCCGCCTTCGGTCGCGCGCTCACGGCGGTCGTCACCCCGATGGAGGACGACGGCGGCCTCGACCTCGGCGGGTTCCGCCGCGTGGTCGAGCACCTCTTCGCGCACGGTCACGACGGCGTCGTCGTCAGCGGCACGACGGGGGAGTCACCGACCACGTCGGACGAGGAGAAGGTCGCGCTGCTGCGGGCCGCCGTCGAGGTCGTCGGCGAGCGCGGCGCGGTCGTCGCCGGGGTCGGCAGCAACGACACGGCCCACTCGGTGCACTGCGCCCGCCAGGCGGCGGACGCCGGCGCGACCGGCCTGCTCGTCGTCACGCCGTACTACAGCAAGCCCACCCAGGAGGGCATCGCCCGGCACGTCGAGGCGGTCGCCGACGCGACCGACCTGCCGGTCATGGTCTACGACATCCCCGGCCGGTCCGGGGTGCCGATGACGACCGAGACGCTGCTGCGCCTGGCCGAGCACCCGCGGGTGCGCGGCGTCAAGGACGCCAAGGCCGACCTGTGGGCCTCGACCCACGTCATGGCCGCCACCGACCTGCAGTACTACAGCGGGGACGACGTCCTCACCCTGGCCCACCTCACCCAGGGGGCGGTGGGCTACGTCGGCGTCGCCACCCACGTGCTCGGCGACGAGTACGCGGCCATGCTCGCCGCCGTCGACCGCGGCGACCTCACCGAGGCGGTCGCGATCCACCGCCGCACGATCCCCGTCGTCGACGCCGTGATGTTCACCTCCCAGGGCGCGATCATGGCCAAGGCGGCCCTGCACGAGCTCGGCCTCATCGGCTCGCCCGCGGTCCGCCTCCCGCTCGTCACCTCGCCCCCCGAGCACCTCGCGCGGCTGCGCGCGGCGCTGGCCGCGCTCCCGGCGTCGACCGCGCGCCTGGCCGCCGCCCCCTGA
- a CDS encoding SDR family NAD(P)-dependent oxidoreductase: MTTFTIIGAGRGLGAAAARRFGREGFSVALVSRHRGRVDALASELEQDGVTAHGFTADVRDPASLRHTLEEVAESVGPIEVLQYSPLPQKDFMRPVLETTPEDLRGPVEFSIYGPVAAVHQVLPGMRFLGEGASPSILFVNGGSAVTPGRTVTGTSIAFAGQRAWIDLLHEELRPEGIHVAQLVIGGAIVEGDEEKDPAVLAERLWALHTGRDQVRDQVSAD; the protein is encoded by the coding sequence ATGACGACGTTCACCATCATCGGCGCCGGGCGCGGGCTCGGCGCGGCCGCCGCCCGCCGCTTCGGTCGCGAGGGGTTCTCCGTCGCGCTCGTCTCGCGCCACCGCGGCCGGGTCGACGCCCTCGCCTCCGAGCTCGAGCAGGACGGGGTCACCGCGCACGGCTTCACCGCCGACGTGCGGGACCCGGCCAGCCTGCGGCACACCCTCGAGGAGGTGGCCGAGAGCGTGGGGCCGATCGAGGTCCTGCAGTACAGCCCGTTGCCGCAGAAGGACTTCATGCGCCCGGTGCTGGAGACGACCCCCGAGGACCTGCGCGGGCCCGTCGAGTTCTCGATCTACGGGCCGGTCGCCGCGGTCCACCAGGTCCTGCCGGGCATGCGCTTCCTCGGCGAGGGCGCCTCGCCGTCCATCCTCTTCGTCAACGGGGGCTCCGCGGTGACCCCGGGCCGCACGGTGACCGGCACGTCGATCGCCTTCGCCGGGCAGCGGGCGTGGATCGACCTGCTCCACGAGGAGCTGCGACCCGAGGGCATCCACGTCGCCCAGCTCGTCATCGGCGGGGCCATCGTCGAGGGGGACGAGGAGAAGGACCCGGCCGTCCTCGCGGAGCGGCTGTGGGCGCTGCACACCGGGCGGGACCAGGTGCGCGACCAGGTGTCCGCGGACTGA
- the paaB gene encoding 1,2-phenylacetyl-CoA epoxidase subunit PaaB encodes MPPERDQPLWEVFVRAKRGLSHVHVGSLHAPDATMALRNARDLYTRRQEGVSLWVVRSDDITASSPGEKDSFFDPAADKVYRHPTFYDVPDDVEYL; translated from the coding sequence GTGCCTCCTGAGCGCGACCAGCCGCTGTGGGAGGTCTTCGTCCGGGCCAAGCGCGGCCTCAGCCACGTCCACGTCGGCTCGCTGCACGCGCCCGACGCGACGATGGCGCTGCGCAACGCCCGCGACCTCTACACCCGCCGCCAGGAGGGCGTCTCGCTGTGGGTCGTCCGCTCCGACGACATCACGGCGAGCAGCCCGGGGGAGAAGGACTCGTTCTTCGACCCGGCCGCCGACAAGGTCTACCGGCACCCCACCTTCTACGACGTCCCCGACGACGTGGAGTACCTGTGA
- a CDS encoding endonuclease/exonuclease/phosphatase family protein: MLRRVAGWLLALLLLGGTAGVLSRYVDLPSRLLAVVQSLVPLWCVLVVVATLAATWRHRRLAVAGLVPSVVALALLGAPYLRRTVPPGPGALTVMSANLEFGQADATQVVAAVQAHDVAVLVLLEVTPDAVRRLSAAGLDGLLPATAGSAEPGAEGSLVRSRWPLTALADGDGPAGTPSAFRQPLVRVQRPGAPFVLQAVHPLPPTAWEPQWRTSLTRLAELRRARPTDEPLVLAGDFNATDDHPLFRRVADGMSDVARDAGEGWAPTWPQDADVPPFARIDHVLVRGFSTVAAGTVHLDGTDHAAAWGTVR, from the coding sequence GTGCTCCGCCGCGTCGCCGGGTGGCTGCTCGCGCTGCTGCTCCTCGGCGGCACGGCGGGGGTCCTCAGCCGGTACGTCGACCTGCCCTCCCGCCTGCTGGCGGTGGTCCAGTCGCTCGTGCCGCTGTGGTGCGTCCTCGTCGTCGTGGCGACCCTCGCCGCGACGTGGCGGCACCGTCGCCTCGCGGTCGCCGGGCTGGTGCCGAGCGTGGTCGCGCTGGCGCTGCTCGGGGCGCCGTACCTGCGCCGGACGGTGCCCCCCGGCCCCGGCGCGCTGACCGTGATGTCGGCCAACCTCGAGTTCGGGCAGGCCGACGCCACGCAGGTCGTGGCCGCGGTCCAGGCCCACGACGTCGCCGTGCTCGTCCTGCTCGAGGTCACCCCCGACGCCGTACGGCGCCTCTCCGCCGCCGGGCTCGACGGGCTCCTGCCGGCAACGGCCGGCAGCGCGGAACCGGGGGCCGAGGGCTCGCTCGTGCGCAGCCGCTGGCCGCTCACCGCGCTCGCCGACGGCGACGGGCCCGCCGGCACGCCCTCCGCCTTCCGCCAACCGCTCGTGCGGGTCCAGCGGCCGGGGGCGCCGTTCGTGCTCCAGGCCGTCCACCCGCTGCCGCCCACCGCCTGGGAGCCGCAGTGGCGCACGAGCCTCACCCGGCTGGCCGAGCTGCGCCGGGCCCGGCCGACGGACGAGCCGCTCGTGCTCGCCGGCGACTTCAACGCCACCGACGACCACCCGCTCTTCCGCCGGGTCGCCGACGGGATGTCCGACGTCGCCCGCGACGCGGGGGAGGGCTGGGCGCCGACGTGGCCGCAGGACGCGGACGTCCCGCCCTTCGCGCGGATCGACCACGTCCTCGTGCGCGGGTTCTCGACCGTGGCCGCGGGCACGGTGCACCTCGACGGGACCGACCACGCCGCCGCGTGGGGGACGGTCCGCTGA
- a CDS encoding thymidylate synthase, whose product MRQYLDLLDRVLTEGVEKSDRTGTGTLSVFGHQMRFDLSEGFPIVTTKRVHVRSVVGELLWFLRGDTNVRWLQERGITIWDEWADADGELGPVYGHQWRSWPTPDGRHVDQVAKVVESIRTNPDSRRHIVSAWNVAEVDDMALPPCHTLFQFYVAPGRDGGRGRLSCQLYQRSADVFLGVPFNIASYALLTEMVAQVCDLEPGDFVHTLGDAHLYLNHLDQARLQLSREPRPLPQLKLASGKALDGFDLGDVELVGYDPHPAIKAPIAV is encoded by the coding sequence GTGCGTCAGTACCTCGACCTGCTCGACCGCGTCCTCACCGAGGGCGTGGAGAAGTCGGACCGCACGGGTACGGGGACGCTGAGCGTCTTCGGGCACCAGATGCGCTTCGACCTCTCCGAGGGCTTCCCGATCGTCACGACGAAGCGGGTCCACGTCCGCTCGGTCGTCGGCGAGCTGCTGTGGTTCCTGCGCGGCGACACCAACGTGCGCTGGCTGCAGGAGCGCGGCATCACCATCTGGGACGAGTGGGCCGACGCTGACGGCGAGCTGGGACCCGTCTACGGGCACCAGTGGCGCTCCTGGCCGACGCCCGACGGACGGCACGTCGACCAGGTCGCCAAGGTCGTCGAGTCGATCCGCACGAACCCCGACTCGCGCCGGCACATCGTGTCGGCGTGGAACGTCGCCGAGGTCGACGACATGGCCCTCCCGCCCTGCCACACCCTCTTCCAGTTCTACGTCGCGCCGGGGCGCGACGGCGGTCGCGGGCGGCTCTCCTGCCAGCTGTACCAGCGCTCGGCCGACGTCTTCCTCGGGGTGCCGTTCAACATCGCGTCGTACGCGCTGCTCACCGAGATGGTCGCCCAGGTGTGCGACCTCGAGCCCGGCGACTTCGTCCACACCCTCGGCGACGCGCACCTCTACCTCAACCACCTCGACCAGGCGCGGCTCCAGCTGAGCCGCGAGCCGCGTCCGCTGCCGCAGCTCAAGCTCGCGTCAGGCAAGGCGCTGGACGGCTTCGACCTCGGCGACGTCGAGCTGGTCGGCTACGACCCGCACCCCGCGATCAAGGCGCCGATCGCGGTATGA
- the paaC gene encoding 1,2-phenylacetyl-CoA epoxidase subunit PaaC has protein sequence MTSRTTTPADPATAAYLLGLADDAMVYAQRLGEWLTNAPQLEEDMALANVSLDLLGQARALYPRVGELDGTGRGEDDFAMWRDERDWRNVHLVEQPRGDFADEMARLLWFSTTRLELFSAGASDPVLAGVMAKGVKELGYHVDHAAQWVVRLGDGTDESHRRMQAALDRVAPYVDELFTDDETVLAVPEADRGPLPSQLREHVVRRVDRVLHSAGLTRPEPGAWRAKDGRRGIHSRPMGSLLAEMQYLARSHPGATW, from the coding sequence GTGACCTCCCGTACGACGACCCCCGCCGACCCCGCGACGGCCGCCTACCTCCTCGGCCTCGCCGACGACGCGATGGTCTACGCCCAGCGCCTGGGGGAGTGGCTGACCAACGCCCCGCAGCTCGAGGAGGACATGGCCCTGGCCAACGTCTCGCTCGACCTGCTCGGCCAGGCCCGGGCGCTCTACCCCCGGGTCGGCGAGCTCGACGGCACCGGCCGCGGCGAGGACGACTTCGCGATGTGGCGCGACGAGCGCGACTGGCGCAACGTCCACCTCGTCGAGCAGCCGCGCGGCGACTTCGCCGACGAGATGGCCCGGCTGCTGTGGTTCTCCACGACCCGCCTCGAGCTCTTCTCCGCCGGCGCGTCCGACCCGGTCCTCGCCGGCGTCATGGCCAAGGGCGTCAAGGAGCTGGGCTACCACGTCGACCACGCCGCCCAGTGGGTCGTCCGCCTCGGTGACGGCACCGACGAGTCGCACCGGCGCATGCAGGCCGCCCTCGACCGCGTGGCGCCGTACGTCGACGAGCTGTTCACCGACGACGAGACCGTCCTCGCCGTCCCGGAGGCCGACCGCGGCCCGCTCCCGTCGCAGCTGCGCGAGCACGTCGTCCGGCGCGTCGACCGCGTCCTGCACTCCGCCGGCCTCACCCGCCCCGAGCCGGGCGCCTGGCGCGCCAAGGACGGTCGCCGCGGCATCCACTCCCGCCCCATGGGCAGCCTGCTCGCCGAGATGCAGTACCTCGCCCGCTCGCACCCCGGGGCGACCTGGTGA
- the paaE gene encoding 1,2-phenylacetyl-CoA epoxidase subunit PaaE: MPLLDKPARARATFHRLRVTEVERLTDASVAVRFAVPRELWDDYRFRAGQHLTLRATIAGEEVRQSYSICERPLPATGLAVGQTLRVASAEVPGGRMSTWLNRVLQVGDEVDVLPPLGTFVLEPRAEQARHHVAIAAGSGITPVLAVLQTALADEPLSRATLLYGNRRTDTVMFLEELEDLKNAHPGRFQLVHVLSREPQDVELFSGRLDRERLTRILDTLVPTDGDTQWWLCGPLGLVTTAQDVLAERGAARDHVHHEIFHADDAPARPSAPEPVDDGAPPAAVVTVTLDGRSTDVPMRSREETVLAATLRARPDAPYSCTGGVCGTCRARLVEGEVTMDRHYALEDDEVAAGIVLTCQAHPVTDRVRLDYDA, encoded by the coding sequence ATGCCGTTGCTGGACAAGCCCGCTCGCGCGCGGGCCACCTTCCACCGCCTGCGCGTCACCGAGGTCGAGCGGCTCACCGACGCCTCGGTCGCGGTCCGCTTCGCCGTCCCCCGCGAGCTGTGGGACGACTACCGGTTCCGTGCCGGTCAGCACCTCACCCTGCGGGCGACCATCGCGGGCGAGGAGGTGCGCCAGTCGTACTCGATCTGCGAGCGGCCCCTGCCCGCAACGGGTCTGGCGGTCGGGCAGACCCTGCGCGTCGCCTCCGCCGAGGTCCCCGGCGGCCGGATGTCGACCTGGCTCAACCGGGTCCTTCAGGTCGGCGACGAGGTCGACGTCCTGCCGCCGCTGGGCACCTTCGTCCTCGAGCCGCGAGCCGAGCAGGCCCGCCACCACGTCGCGATCGCCGCCGGCTCCGGGATCACGCCGGTGCTCGCCGTCCTGCAGACCGCCCTCGCCGACGAGCCGCTCAGCCGGGCGACGCTGCTCTACGGCAACCGGCGCACCGACACGGTGATGTTCCTCGAGGAGCTCGAGGACCTCAAGAACGCCCACCCCGGCCGGTTCCAGCTCGTCCACGTCCTCAGCCGCGAGCCGCAGGACGTCGAGCTCTTCAGCGGCCGGCTCGACCGCGAGCGCCTCACCCGGATCCTCGACACCCTCGTCCCGACCGACGGCGACACGCAGTGGTGGCTGTGCGGGCCGCTCGGCCTCGTCACGACCGCCCAGGACGTGCTCGCCGAGCGCGGCGCCGCCAGGGACCACGTCCACCACGAGATCTTCCACGCCGACGACGCCCCGGCCCGCCCGTCAGCGCCGGAGCCGGTCGACGACGGCGCCCCGCCCGCCGCCGTCGTCACCGTGACCCTCGACGGCCGCAGCACCGACGTGCCGATGCGCTCGCGCGAGGAGACGGTCCTCGCCGCGACCCTACGCGCCCGCCCCGACGCGCCGTACAGCTGCACCGGCGGGGTGTGCGGCACCTGCCGCGCCCGCCTCGTCGAGGGCGAGGTGACGATGGACCGGCACTACGCCCTCGAGGACGACGAGGTCGCCGCCGGCATCGTCCTCACCTGCCAGGCGCACCCGGTCACCGACCGGGTCCGCCTCGACTACGACGCCTGA
- a CDS encoding ribonuclease J: MSSSPRDTVVPLPPALPDGGLRVVALGGLGEVGRNMTVLETQGRLLVIDCGVLFPEDHHPGVDLILPDLEYLEDRIDRVEAIVLTHGHEDHIGAVPYLLRMKADIPLIGSQLTLALIEAKLREHRIKPYTLGVKEGQREKLGVFDLEFVAVNHSIPDALAVMVRTKAGSVLHTGDFKMDQLPLDGRLTDLRAFARLGEEGVDLFLTDSTNAEVPGFTTPERDIAPAIDTVFRGARRRVIVACFSSHVHRVQQVLDAAARNGRKVAMVGRSMVRNMGIAAELGYLYVPDGVLVDVKKLDDLPDDQVVLVCTGSQGEPMAALSRMANRDHRIDVGEGDTVLLASSLIPGNENAVYRVINGLMVLGATVVHKGNAKVHVSGHASAGELLYCYNIVKPKHVMPVHGEWRHLVANADLAVKTGVPRENVLVTMNGGVVDLVKGRARLVGEVPIGFIYVDGSSVGETTEALLKDRRILRDEGFITCIAVIDRATGKIAAGPEITARGFAEDQAVFDQVIPKVEQALAEATGNGVRDEHQLQQVMRRTIGGWVGGKLRRRPMIIPVVIEA, encoded by the coding sequence TTGAGCAGCTCACCGCGCGACACCGTCGTGCCCCTTCCCCCCGCCCTGCCCGACGGAGGCCTGCGCGTCGTCGCGCTCGGCGGCCTCGGGGAGGTCGGCCGCAACATGACCGTCCTGGAGACCCAGGGCCGCCTGCTCGTCATCGACTGCGGCGTCCTGTTCCCCGAGGACCACCACCCCGGCGTCGACCTCATCCTCCCGGACCTGGAGTACCTCGAGGACCGCATCGACCGCGTCGAGGCGATCGTCCTCACCCACGGGCACGAGGACCACATCGGCGCCGTGCCCTACCTGCTGCGGATGAAGGCCGACATCCCGCTCATCGGCTCGCAGCTGACGCTGGCCCTCATCGAGGCCAAGCTGCGCGAGCACCGGATCAAGCCGTACACGCTCGGCGTCAAGGAGGGGCAGCGCGAGAAGCTCGGCGTCTTCGACCTCGAGTTCGTCGCCGTCAACCACTCGATCCCCGACGCGCTCGCCGTCATGGTCCGCACGAAGGCCGGCTCGGTCCTGCACACCGGCGACTTCAAGATGGACCAGCTGCCGCTCGACGGCCGGCTCACCGACCTGCGCGCGTTCGCCCGGCTCGGCGAGGAGGGGGTCGACCTCTTCCTCACCGACTCGACCAACGCCGAGGTCCCCGGCTTCACCACCCCCGAGCGCGACATCGCCCCGGCCATCGACACGGTCTTCCGGGGCGCCCGCCGCCGCGTCATCGTCGCCTGCTTCTCCTCGCACGTGCACCGCGTCCAGCAGGTCCTCGACGCCGCCGCCCGCAACGGCCGCAAGGTCGCCATGGTCGGCCGGTCGATGGTGCGCAACATGGGCATCGCCGCCGAGCTGGGCTACCTGTACGTGCCCGACGGCGTGCTCGTCGACGTCAAGAAGCTCGACGACCTGCCCGACGACCAGGTCGTCCTCGTCTGCACGGGCAGCCAGGGCGAGCCGATGGCGGCGCTGTCCCGGATGGCCAACCGCGACCACCGGATCGACGTCGGCGAGGGCGACACCGTCCTGCTGGCCAGCTCGCTCATCCCCGGCAACGAGAACGCCGTCTACCGGGTCATCAACGGCCTGATGGTGCTCGGGGCCACCGTCGTCCACAAGGGCAACGCGAAGGTGCACGTCTCCGGTCACGCCAGCGCCGGCGAGCTGCTCTACTGCTACAACATCGTCAAGCCGAAGCACGTCATGCCGGTCCACGGCGAGTGGCGCCACCTCGTGGCCAACGCCGACCTCGCGGTCAAGACGGGCGTCCCGCGCGAGAACGTGCTCGTCACCATGAACGGCGGCGTCGTCGACCTCGTCAAGGGGCGGGCCCGGCTCGTCGGCGAGGTCCCGATCGGCTTCATCTACGTCGACGGCTCGTCCGTCGGCGAGACGACCGAGGCGCTGCTCAAGGACCGCCGCATCCTGCGCGACGAGGGCTTCATCACCTGCATCGCGGTCATCGACCGGGCCACCGGCAAGATCGCCGCCGGCCCGGAGATCACGGCCCGCGGCTTCGCCGAGGACCAGGCCGTCTTCGACCAGGTCATCCCCAAGGTGGAGCAGGCCCTGGCCGAGGCGACCGGCAACGGCGTGCGCGACGAGCACCAGCTCCAGCAGGTCATGCGCCGCACCATCGGCGGCTGGGTCGGCGGCAAGCTGCGCCGCCGGCCGATGATCATCCCCGTCGTCATCGAGGCCTGA
- the paaD gene encoding 1,2-phenylacetyl-CoA epoxidase subunit PaaD — MVTTTTRTSPAELEAALRDVPDPEVPVLTVGDLGILRSVAADEATGRATVTVTPTYSGCPATEAIAAHLTYVARRSGWEVDVVTRLDPPWTTDWMSDAGRERLRRFGIAPPGPAAHRDGRSPVELHLTRRVVACPHCGSHDTEELSRFGSTACKALRRCLACREPFDEFKAI; from the coding sequence CTGGTGACCACGACCACCCGCACCAGCCCCGCCGAGCTCGAGGCCGCGCTGCGCGACGTGCCCGACCCCGAGGTCCCCGTCCTCACCGTCGGCGACCTCGGCATCCTCCGCTCGGTGGCCGCCGACGAGGCCACCGGCCGCGCGACGGTGACGGTCACGCCGACGTACAGCGGCTGCCCGGCCACCGAGGCGATCGCCGCCCACCTCACGTACGTCGCCCGCCGGTCCGGGTGGGAGGTCGACGTCGTCACCCGCCTCGACCCGCCGTGGACGACGGACTGGATGTCGGACGCCGGCCGGGAACGCCTGCGCCGCTTCGGGATCGCGCCGCCCGGTCCCGCCGCCCACCGCGACGGCCGCAGCCCCGTCGAGCTGCACCTCACCCGTCGGGTCGTCGCCTGCCCGCACTGCGGGTCGCACGACACCGAGGAGCTCTCCCGCTTCGGCTCGACCGCGTGCAAGGCCCTGCGGCGCTGCCTCGCGTGCCGCGAGCCCTTCGACGAGTTCAAGGCGATCTGA